The following are from one region of the Rosistilla carotiformis genome:
- a CDS encoding N-succinylarginine dihydrolase gives MTIFEINFDGIVGPTHHFGGLGIGNLASHRHAGEVANPRAAALQGLDKMAMLAELGCRQAVLPPQPRPDLELLRGCGFDGTPAEIIRRARDESPSLLSAAYSASNMWAANAATVTRSGRSGDRATHFTPANLISSLHRSIEPKWTTVVLREIFAASCFRVHDPLPPATPLRDEGAANHMRLSDPSGEDSWDLLVYGEPQGTRFPPRQSLTACHAIARRHRLAGQRTLFLQQHPDAIDAGAFHNDVVATSCENVLLYHEQAFVDASDALERLDRDFHQSTGRSLYRIEVAADDFSLHDAIATYLFNSQIVRCGDNRNAGLRLICPRACEQHPRARDVIDQILRDPNPIDTVHFVDLHESMNNGGGPACLRLRVPVDEAQAVQIPASVLWSPQLDEQLRAWVIAHYPTKLTVDDLGDIDRIEQTQAAMRALSSILDLRSLSRDLAH, from the coding sequence GTGACCATTTTCGAGATCAACTTCGATGGCATCGTCGGCCCCACGCATCACTTTGGCGGACTGGGAATCGGCAATCTCGCGTCGCACCGGCATGCGGGCGAAGTCGCCAATCCGAGGGCCGCGGCGCTGCAGGGACTCGACAAAATGGCGATGCTGGCTGAACTCGGCTGTCGCCAAGCCGTGCTGCCACCGCAACCACGCCCCGACCTGGAGTTGCTGCGCGGATGTGGATTTGACGGGACGCCGGCGGAGATCATCCGCCGTGCGCGCGACGAGTCGCCGAGCCTGCTGTCGGCCGCCTACAGCGCGTCGAACATGTGGGCCGCCAACGCGGCGACCGTGACGCGCAGTGGTCGTAGCGGCGATCGGGCGACTCACTTCACGCCCGCCAATCTGATCAGCAGTCTGCATCGTTCGATCGAACCCAAATGGACCACGGTGGTGCTGCGCGAGATTTTTGCCGCATCCTGCTTCCGCGTCCACGATCCGCTTCCCCCCGCGACGCCGCTGCGCGATGAAGGGGCCGCGAACCACATGCGTTTAAGCGATCCGAGCGGGGAAGACTCGTGGGATCTCTTGGTTTACGGCGAGCCCCAGGGAACCCGGTTTCCCCCGCGACAATCGCTAACCGCCTGCCACGCGATCGCACGGCGGCATCGGCTGGCGGGGCAACGGACGCTGTTTTTGCAGCAACATCCCGACGCGATCGATGCGGGAGCGTTCCACAACGACGTCGTTGCAACCAGCTGTGAGAACGTGCTGCTGTACCACGAGCAAGCCTTCGTCGATGCCTCCGATGCGTTGGAACGCCTGGACCGGGACTTCCATCAATCGACCGGCCGGTCGCTGTACCGGATCGAAGTCGCGGCGGACGACTTTTCCTTGCACGACGCGATTGCGACCTACTTGTTCAACAGCCAGATCGTCCGCTGCGGCGACAACCGCAATGCGGGCTTGCGGTTGATTTGCCCACGGGCTTGCGAACAGCATCCGCGGGCTCGGGACGTGATCGATCAAATCCTTCGCGATCCCAATCCGATCGACACGGTCCACTTTGTCGACTTGCACGAGAGCATGAACAACGGCGGAGGGCCTGCCTGTTTGCGATTGCGCGTTCCGGTCGACGAAGCTCAGGCAGTCCAGATCCCGGCGAGTGTCTTGTGGTCACCGCAGTTGGATGAACAGCTCCGGGCCTGGGTGATCGCCCACTATCCGACTAAGCTTACGGTGGACGATCTGGGTGATATCGACCGGATCGAACAGACGCAAGCAGCGATGCGAGCGCTGAGTTCGATTCTGGACCTGCGATCGTTGTCCCGTGACCTTGCCCATTAA
- the astD gene encoding succinylglutamate-semialdehyde dehydrogenase, which produces MSHTTRPEEPLSDLLIDGTWLAGEGPPLTRQSPADGSIVWNGHQANTDQAHAAIVSATHASLAWAARPAADRVAIVRRFGELLTSRRDAFADCISQQVGKPAWEAATEVATSIAKVDVSITAMLQRSATTRQELAGFEAVGRYRPLGVMLVLGPFNFPLHLPGGQIIPALLAGNTVVFKPSELAPAIGPMLVQTWQAAGLPAGVINLLQGGADVATAAIDHPQTAGVLFTGSRRVGVAIHRQLAGRPEVLLALEMGGNNPLVVADARPVDAAIDLAIQSAFLSSGQRCTCARRLIVIDSPENRKFVERLAAAIPRIRCGLPDADPPPFCGPLVSPAAADKVLATQETLLRKGGIPQVRARRDTACQSLVSPGLIDMTAAAADDEECFGPLLQLQWVDDFDAAILAANATRFGLAAGLVGGSTEDFTRFRREVRAGVINWNRQTTGASGRLAFGGTGESGNHRPAGYFAADFCSDPVASLESDRLVPPASLLPGLEDTQP; this is translated from the coding sequence TTGTCCCACACCACACGCCCCGAAGAACCGCTGTCGGATCTATTGATCGACGGAACCTGGCTCGCTGGTGAGGGACCGCCACTGACGCGACAAAGTCCCGCCGACGGTTCCATCGTCTGGAACGGGCATCAGGCCAACACCGACCAAGCGCACGCGGCGATTGTATCGGCAACCCACGCGAGCCTCGCATGGGCCGCTCGACCGGCCGCGGATCGGGTCGCCATCGTCCGCCGCTTTGGCGAACTGCTAACGAGCCGTCGCGACGCCTTCGCCGATTGCATCTCGCAACAAGTTGGCAAACCCGCTTGGGAAGCGGCCACGGAAGTCGCGACGTCGATCGCCAAAGTAGATGTTTCCATTACCGCGATGCTTCAGCGGAGCGCGACAACACGACAAGAGCTCGCGGGTTTCGAAGCCGTGGGACGCTATCGCCCCTTGGGAGTGATGCTGGTTCTGGGACCGTTCAATTTCCCGCTGCATCTGCCTGGTGGGCAGATCATCCCCGCACTGTTGGCGGGCAATACCGTTGTCTTCAAGCCCAGCGAACTGGCTCCTGCGATCGGTCCGATGCTGGTGCAAACCTGGCAAGCGGCGGGACTGCCGGCGGGCGTGATCAACCTGTTGCAGGGGGGAGCGGATGTCGCCACGGCGGCGATCGATCACCCGCAAACCGCTGGCGTCCTGTTCACTGGCAGCCGGCGAGTCGGCGTCGCGATCCATCGCCAATTGGCCGGGCGCCCCGAAGTTCTGCTGGCGCTGGAAATGGGAGGCAACAATCCGTTGGTCGTCGCCGATGCGCGACCGGTCGACGCGGCGATCGATCTGGCGATTCAATCGGCCTTTCTTTCGTCGGGACAACGCTGCACCTGCGCCCGCCGGTTGATCGTGATCGACTCCCCTGAAAACCGCAAATTTGTGGAGCGTTTGGCAGCGGCGATTCCGCGAATCCGCTGTGGTCTTCCCGACGCCGATCCACCACCGTTCTGTGGTCCGCTGGTTTCACCAGCCGCTGCCGACAAGGTGTTGGCAACCCAAGAAACGCTGCTTCGAAAGGGAGGCATACCGCAAGTTCGGGCGCGGCGCGACACGGCCTGCCAATCGCTGGTGTCGCCTGGACTGATCGATATGACCGCAGCGGCGGCCGACGACGAAGAGTGCTTTGGCCCGTTGTTGCAATTGCAATGGGTCGATGACTTCGACGCCGCGATCCTTGCGGCCAACGCAACGCGATTTGGACTGGCAGCCGGATTGGTCGGCGGTTCCACCGAGGACTTCACACGTTTTCGCCGCGAGGTTCGCGCCGGAGTGATCAATTGGAATCGGCAAACAACCGGCGCTAGCGGACGGCTGGCTTTTGGCGGGACCGGTGAGAGTGGCAATCATCGCCCGGCCGGATATTTCGCCGCCGATTTCTGCAGCGATCCGGTCGCTTCGTTGGAGAGCGATCGTCTGGTCCCTCCCGCTTCGCTTCTCCCCGGATTGGAAGATACCCAACCGTGA
- a CDS encoding aldo/keto reductase, with amino-acid sequence MKQTTLPGTDVTVSQLALGCWGLTSDFHWGQRDPAAAQAIVAAALDAGITLFDTATMYADGANETLLGELLVGKRSEVQIATKCTPAQTTADAVAAGLDASLTRLKTDYVDLYQIHWAGTDAELAEVWGALIELKQLGKARAVGVCNLGPQQLDVVCALEKPATNQLPYNLLFRAIESEILPRCKKQKMGVLAYSPLMHGMLRGQWKSADEVPATRARSRHFSSQREHVRHDEAGHEALTFDTIECLQQFADVSHNTMVELALRWLASNPQITSILVGASSPEQIAANAATIARPLDKELLKQVNQVTDPLKQAMGPNADLWQSTEGSRIH; translated from the coding sequence ATGAAACAAACCACCCTTCCCGGAACCGACGTCACCGTCTCTCAACTGGCTCTTGGCTGTTGGGGTTTGACCAGCGATTTCCATTGGGGCCAACGCGATCCGGCGGCGGCCCAAGCAATCGTTGCAGCCGCGTTGGACGCCGGGATCACGCTGTTTGACACCGCCACGATGTATGCCGACGGGGCCAACGAAACGCTGCTGGGCGAATTGTTGGTAGGGAAGCGTAGCGAAGTTCAAATCGCAACCAAGTGCACCCCCGCACAGACAACCGCCGATGCGGTCGCCGCAGGGCTTGATGCTTCTTTGACCCGATTGAAAACCGACTACGTCGACCTCTACCAAATCCACTGGGCCGGCACCGATGCCGAGCTAGCGGAAGTCTGGGGCGCGTTGATCGAACTGAAACAACTTGGCAAGGCTCGCGCCGTTGGCGTCTGCAATCTTGGCCCGCAACAGTTGGATGTGGTTTGTGCTTTGGAAAAGCCAGCGACCAATCAATTGCCCTACAACCTGCTGTTCCGCGCGATCGAGAGTGAGATCCTGCCCCGTTGCAAAAAGCAGAAGATGGGTGTCCTCGCCTACAGTCCCTTGATGCACGGGATGTTGCGCGGCCAGTGGAAATCGGCCGATGAGGTTCCCGCAACGCGAGCCCGTAGCCGGCACTTTTCCTCGCAACGCGAACATGTCCGGCACGACGAAGCCGGTCACGAAGCGCTGACCTTCGACACGATCGAATGCCTGCAACAGTTCGCTGACGTTTCGCACAATACGATGGTCGAACTGGCCCTGCGTTGGCTGGCGTCGAATCCACAGATCACATCGATCCTGGTCGGTGCCAGTTCGCCCGAACAGATTGCGGCCAATGCGGCGACGATCGCCCGACCGTTAGACAAAGAACTGCTAAAACAAGTGAATCAAGTGACCGATCCCCTGAAACAAGCGATGGGCCCCAACGCCGACCTTTGGCAGTCGACCGAGGGCTCACGGATCCACTAA